The following proteins come from a genomic window of Musa acuminata AAA Group cultivar baxijiao chromosome BXJ1-7, Cavendish_Baxijiao_AAA, whole genome shotgun sequence:
- the LOC103975085 gene encoding alpha-humulene synthase-like yields MENMISQPHFPGDEVVIRKSASYHPTVWGDYFILQAQSSPGTQECDTRMQERAAELMEQVRSMFKDTTDILQTMDLVDSIQLLGLSYHFDKEISEALKRVHDADLNCHGLYETALRFRLLRQQGYHVTPDVFNKFKDEEGNLLSTMKDDPKGLLSLYNAAYLRIHEETILNEAISFTRDQLASMLSDLTPPLATQVRLFLESPLCRRMKRLLARNYISIYQECATQNDALLELAKLDLNLLQCLHRDEIKSISIWWNDLFLTKNLSFARDRVVECYYWILAVYFEPHYSRARVITTKVMAMTSILDDIYDLYSTLEESQLLTQAIQRWDAKAVHQLPEYMKGYFLNLIHTFEEFENLLAPSEKYRLFYLKEAMKGLSRSYLEENKWAVKQYVPKLEEHLQISLISSAYPMLVCACFVGMGEVATKEAFEWVASFPKIVKASALIARIVNDFVSHELEQTREHVASTIQCYMKEFGTNEHVACENLQVLVEDAWKDVNEECLNPTAVSMPLLERIVNFLCLFNDIYKDIDGYTNSSTYTRDNISLLLVHPIEI; encoded by the exons ATGGAGAACATGATTTCGCAGCCACACTTTCCAGGTGATGAAGTGGTGATTCGCAAGTCTGCAAGCTACCATCCCACCGTTTGGGGTGATTACTTTATCTTACAGGCCCAGTCCTCCCCCGGTACACag GAGTGCGATACAAGGATGCAAGAGAGAGCTGCAGAACTGATGGAGCAGGTAAGAAGCATGTTCAAGGACACTACCGACATCTTGCAAACTATGGACTTGgtcgattcaatccagcttcttggattgaGTTATCACTTCGACAAAGAAATAAGTGAAGCATTAAAACGAGTCCATGATGCCGATTTGAACTGTCATGGTCTCTACGAGACTGCTCTCCGGTTTCGCCTGCTGAGACAACAAGGGTATCATGTGACCCCTG atgtttttaacaagttcaaagatgaGGAAGGAAATTTATTGTCCACCATGAAGGATGATCCAAAGGGACTTTTAAGCTTATACAATGCGGCTTATCTACGGATACATGAGGAGACCATACTCAATGAAGCTATTTCTTTTACAAGGGACCAGCTTGCGTCCATGTTAAGTGATCTCACACCACCATTAGCAACGCAAGTGAGACTCTTCCTTGAGAGTCCTCTCTGTAGAAGAATGAAAAGGCTCTTGGCACGAAATTACATCTCCATCTACCAAGAGTGTGCGACACAAAATGATGCCTTACTAGAGCTGGCAAAGCTTGACCTCAATCTACTGCAATGTCTTCATCGCGACGAGATTAAGAGCATCTCCAT ATGGTGGAATGATTTATTCCTCACCAAAAATCTAAGTTTTGCACGAGATCGGGTGGTGGAATGTTATTATTGGATACTTGCGGTGTACTTTGAACCTCACTATTCTCGTGCACGAGTGATTACCACCAAGGTGATGGCCATGACTTCTATCTTGGATGATATCTATGATCTCTATAGCACATTGGAGGAGAGTCAACTACTCACTCAAGCAATTCAAAG GTGGGATGCCAAGGCTGTTCATCAGCTACCAGAGTATATGAAGGGCTATTTTCTAAACCTAATCCATACCTTTGAGGAATTCGAAAATTTGCTAGCACCCAGTGAGAAGTATCGTTTATTTTATCTTAAGGAAgcg ATGAAAGGTTTATCAAGATCCTATCTCGAGGAAAACAAATGGGCTGTCAAACAGTATGTGCCAAAATTAGAAGAACATCTGCAAATCTCGCTCATCAGTTCAGCCTATCCTATGCTTGTTTGTGCTTGTTTTGTTGGAATGGGGGAAGTAGCAACAAAGGAGGCATTCGAGTGGGTTGCTAGTTTCCCTAAGATCGTCAAGGCTTCTGCATTAATTGCTCGTATCGTCAATGACTTCGTTTCACATGAG CTGGAGCAAACCAGGGAACATGTTGCCTCCACAATCCAATGCTACATGAAAGAGTTTGGTACAAATGAGCATGTGGCATGCGAGAATCTCCAAGTTTTGGTTGAAGACGCATGGAAAGATGTAAACGAAGAGTGCCTCAATCCGACTGCAGTATCCATGCCTTTGCTTGAAAGGATAGTCAATTTTCTATGCCTATTTAATGATATTTACAAGGATATTGATGGATACACCAACTCGTCTACTTATACTAGAGACAATATTTCTTTGTTACTGGTGCATCCTATTGAGATTTGA